From a region of the Tenggerimyces flavus genome:
- a CDS encoding aldo/keto reductase, translated as MTTLERRPLGGTGLEVTPVCLGGGVLGSMPSIFGYDVPAEQGIATVRAALESPINFLDTSAGYSDGESERRVAAALAEVGGLPEGHVLATKVDPDPETGEFDGPAVRRSAEASLERLGLERFQLLHLHDPEGIGFEAAMAPGGAVHALLALKEEGLAEHLGVAGGDIELMRQFVRTGAFEVVLTHNRFTLVDQSATPLLDEATGAGVAVLNAAPFGGGILAKGPEALRKYAYADAKPDVLERVRAMATLCAEAGVPLGAAALQFSTRDPRITSTVVGMSSPERVEQAVDWATWPIPDDLWQALSPLTKD; from the coding sequence ATGACCACGCTGGAACGCCGGCCGCTCGGCGGCACGGGGCTCGAGGTCACGCCGGTCTGCCTCGGCGGCGGCGTGCTCGGCAGCATGCCCAGCATCTTCGGGTACGACGTGCCGGCCGAGCAGGGGATCGCGACCGTACGGGCGGCGCTGGAGTCGCCGATCAACTTCCTGGACACCTCCGCGGGCTACTCCGACGGGGAGAGCGAACGCCGCGTCGCCGCCGCCCTCGCCGAGGTCGGCGGGCTGCCCGAGGGGCACGTGCTCGCGACCAAGGTCGACCCGGACCCGGAGACCGGCGAGTTCGACGGCCCTGCCGTACGCCGATCCGCCGAGGCCAGCCTGGAGCGGCTGGGGCTCGAACGGTTCCAGCTGCTGCATCTACACGATCCGGAGGGCATCGGGTTCGAGGCCGCGATGGCACCGGGCGGCGCGGTCCACGCGCTGCTCGCGCTCAAGGAGGAGGGCCTCGCCGAGCACCTCGGCGTGGCCGGCGGCGACATCGAGCTGATGCGGCAGTTCGTCCGGACGGGCGCGTTCGAGGTCGTGCTCACCCACAACCGGTTCACGCTCGTCGACCAGTCCGCGACGCCGTTGCTGGACGAGGCGACGGGTGCAGGGGTCGCGGTGCTCAACGCGGCGCCGTTCGGCGGCGGCATCCTCGCGAAGGGGCCGGAGGCGTTGCGGAAGTACGCGTACGCCGACGCCAAGCCGGATGTGCTCGAGCGTGTACGCGCGATGGCCACCCTGTGCGCCGAGGCCGGCGTACCCCTGGGCGCGGCTGCCCTGCAGTTCTCGACCAGGGATCCGCGGATCACCTCGACGGTCGTCGGCATGTCGTCGCCGGAACGGGTCGAGCAGGCCGTCGACTGGGCCACCTGGCCGATCCCCGACGACCTGTGGCAAGCCCTCTCACCTCTCACCAAGGACTAG